A DNA window from Theobroma cacao cultivar B97-61/B2 chromosome 5, Criollo_cocoa_genome_V2, whole genome shotgun sequence contains the following coding sequences:
- the LOC18598913 gene encoding flotillin-like protein 4: MYKVANASEFLVITGIGIPDIKLAKKAWILPGQSCTVFDVSPVNYTFEVQAMSAEKLPFVLPAVFTIGPRVDDEHSLLKYAKLISPHDKLSNHVKELVQGIIEGETRVLAASMTMEEIFKGTKEFKLEVFEKVQLELNQFGLLIYNANVKQLVDVPGHEYFSYLGQKTQMEAANQAKVDVAEAKMKGEIGSKLREGQTLQNAARIDAETKIISTQRQGEGKKEEIRVKTEVKVFENQREAELAEANADLAKKKAGWAKEAQVAEVEASKAVALREAELQKEVERMNALTRTEKLKAEFLSQASVEYDTKVQKANWELYQKQKQAEAILYEKEKEAAAQKAIADATFYGRQRVADVELYAKQKEAEGLMALAQAQGVYLRTLLEALGGNYAALRDYLMINGGMFQEIAKINAEAVRGLQPRISIWTNGGSEAMDGNGSNALKEVAGVYRMLPPLFKTVHEQTGMLPPPWMGTLSADSQQATTD; this comes from the exons CTGGCATAGGTATCCCAGACATAAAGCTTGCCAAAAAGGCATGGATACTCCCTGGTCAGTCTTGCACTGTCTTCGACGTCTCGCCTGTAAACTACACGTTCGAAGTCCAGGCCATGAGTGCCGAGAAGCTCCCTTTCGTTCTCCCAGCAGTCTTCACAATCGGACCCCGTGTGGATGATGAGCACAGCCTCCTCAAGTATGCCAAGCTTATCTCTCCTCATGACAAGCTCTCTAACCATGTTAAAGAGCTTGTACAAGGTATCATTGAAGGAGAAACGAGGGTCCTAGCAGCTTCAATGACCATGGAAGAGATTTTCAAAGGAACCAAAGAGTTCAAACTAGAGGTTTTTGAGAAAGTCCAGCTTGAGCTCAACCAGTTTGGGCTTTTGATCTACAATGCTAATGTTAAACAGCTTGTGGATGTGCCTGGACATGAGTATTTTTCTTACTTGGGTCAAAAGACTCAAATGGAGGCTGCTAATCAGGCCAAAGTGGATGTCGCAGAGGCTAAAATGAAGGGAGAGATCGGGTCCAAGCTGAGGGAAGGGCAAACGCTGCAAAACGCTGCAAGGATCGATGCGGAGACGAAGATTATATCGACACAGAGGCAAGGAGAGGGGAAGAAGGAGGAGATACGGGTAAAGACAGAGGTGAAGGTTTTCGAGAACCAAAGAGAAGCTGAGTTGGCTGAGGCTAATGCGGATTTGGCAAAGAAGAAGGCAGGTTGGGCTAAGGAGGCGCAAGTGGCGGAGGTGGAGGCCTCCAAGGCAGTTGCTCTGAGGGAAGCTGAGTTGCAAAAAGAGGTGGAGAGGATGAATGCTTTGACCAGAACTGAGAAGCTTAAGGCTGAGTTTCTTAGCCAAGCAAGTGTTGAGTACGATACCAAG gTGCAAAAAGCAAATTGGGAACTGTACCAGAAACAGAAACAAGCAGAGGCAATTCTGTatgagaaggaaaaagaggcAGCTGCGCAAAAGGCAATTGCGGATGCAACATTCTACGGCCGTCAAAGGGTTGCTGATGTAGAATTGTATGCAAAGCAAAAAGAAGCGGAAGGACTCATGGCACTTGCACAAGCGCAAGGTGTTTATCTACGAACCCTTTTAGAAGCGTTGGGAGGCAACTACGCAGCCCTAAGGGATTACTTGATGATCAATGGTGGAATGTTTCAAGAGATTGCTAAGATCAATGCTGAAGCCGTTCGGGGACTGCAGCCTAGGATTAGCATTTGGACTAATGGTGGATCTGAAGCAATGGATGGTAATGGTAGCAATGCATTGAAGGAGGTTGCTGGTGTTTACCGGATGTTGCCGCCCTTGTTTAAGACGGTTCATGAGCAAACTGGGATGCTACCACCTCCGTGGATGGGCACATTGTCAGCTGACTCACAACAAGCTACGACGGATTAA